CCAAAAAACTTCTAAGAAAATTACACTGCATTTAGacaagaaaattttaaattactaaagaactctaaaataacaaaaaactgaaaagaCGGAATTTTATTctctagaatttttttttttttttttttgtttagttaacattaaaaaaaataatagatttAAGTAAAAAATTTAGTAGTGGCGGTGGAGACAACGGTGATGATAGTGAGTGGTGGTGGAGACTGACAATGGTGGATGGCGCTGGCGGCAGTGAGCGAGTTTCAATTTTCAACACTTCAATACTAGTAGGCCTGCCTGTTGAGCGACTTTGGAGTGGTATCAAAGTTACATGAAAAACTAGAAATTGAAGACATCAATTGCATGAGAAATATCAAAGTTTGGTATCCATCCAAATGCCAGAAATAAACAATCTGCGGAAAAAGAAAAGCGAAGAAAAAGAGGTGTAAATACAATATTTACATTTGAACACAAgcatttattcaattcaaatgcGAAAAATAAACAGTGCAAAGGGAAGAGAAAAGAGgtgcacaaaaacaaaaccaatcatACAGAAAAGGAACCAAACTGAACAAAGCACAACTTTCTCTCAAAGACTTGGAGATAATGTTAATTGCTATCTTGCTTTCTTGAATTATATCAAACTGTATTTTCCTCCTGATTTGAGCAACAAACCCCCGAATAAATCCAGGATGTAACTAAAAAGTATGGACCAGAAACAAATGGACCAACATAACTAAATCAGAGGGGGTTAAAAACAACATCAGAGTGAGTATTGCACTTTACCATTTGCCGCGAGTATCATAAACCCGGGATTTGATGAACCCTACGACAAAGCAAAAATATAGTCGATAAAAGGAAACTGTGAACGACTGCCGAATCATTTCTCTTGAGGTTGAGCTGCATTTTTGATAATAGACCCGCCCTTCTCTAGCTGTAACGCTCTAGGATCCAGAGGGATTGTTCCAACTGTTAAATTACCCAAGGATTCAGAATACCCGTTAACTCTTACGGGCATTGAGCCTACAGTGACAACATCAACCTTTCCGGTGTTAGTAACAGCAGCAGCTGAAGATTTTGATCCTGCCTGCTTTGGAGTAATAGTGAGGGAATCAATTTTTAAGGTAGACACGGCATCATCTTTTGCTTCAATTGCCTTCCGCTCAACATCTTCTTTCTTGATACTGGCGTTGATAACACTTGAGTTAGAGGAAACCCGCTCAGAAGTAGAGACCAAAGTCTTTTTCGCGTTGTTAACATCATCATTAAGTTTGGTGACTTTTTCGTCCTTAATACGAGGCAGCTCACCCACAGAGTTGTGCAGCTTGCGGGGAGGACCCAGCCCAGGTACTAAAAATGGACTTTCAAAGCTTCTAAGTAACCTGCCTCTCTCTTCCTGCATGATTTTCTGACGGTCCTCATAGTACATAAAGTCATCAAGTAAAGATGTCTTCAATGTGTGATTCTTGAATATTTTCAGCATCTCCAAGCCTTTCTTATACATAATCTGCAcagtataaaaaaataattaaccaCCACCCAATGAAATCATACCCCACGGAGAGACGGTGACACATGATGATGAGGAACCCACTGCTAAATTCAGGACACATTTTCATAGCACATACTCTTAAACCCTAGATTTCAATTAAAGGCTATGAGCCTACTTGTGGTTAGATGCACACAACCATTTAACCATTCTGCCCAGTCTGGCAGTGTGGATTCCAATCCTCCAAGTCGCATTTCTCAGTAACACTAACCACTATACATGATTAAACCACAAGCTAGCTACAAAACACCATATTGTGAAAGTTGCCCAACAAATCACCCACAATGGAAGATTTGGTTAAGATAATACagcgaaaaaaaaatatagattaCCTCTTGCGTATCCCTGCTATTAGTCACCGGCTTGTTTTCATTGTTCTCCAATACAATGTGCCTGAAACTGGTATTTGGAACATCTTTAATAATGTGCCACTTAACAGGGAAGCTCCCACTCCATTTATCTTGCTGCCAAAAGTCCATATCCTTGTGAAAGTCAACCGGGCCACCCATCTCCGCTACGCCACAGAATTGACCACTTGCATTAACCTGTGCAAAGACAATTCAATATCAGCATAACCTAACGAATCACTAAAAACCTTGTTTCTGATGGTTTATAAATGAGATAATCGATAAAGGTGAACAACTATacatattttcaacaaaaaatagtCAATAGGTACAACAGAACTCacggaaaagaaaaggaagatagGACAGGCTCTATGTTTTCCTGCAGCTATTCTTTGAGCATCTTCATATGCACTATTTAGTTTCTTGTTGCCATGGGGTGTGGATGACCAGACATTGTATTTGACGCTTTTGTGAACATCATCCTCGCTGTAtgattttattacaaaaaattttGCATCCGTGTAGTCAACGGGCAGATCATCCTTGTTATATTTATCAGTACGGATAATGATGTTTCCTTGTGCATCACGATCTCCTGCCTTGGTCGTATAGGCTTTCACAGCTAGTTGATTTTTTAACCTGTTGATTCTAGGACCACAATTCTGCTCACCCAATGCCTCCAGGCCACCATGCACATCATTCAAGGCCCTACCAACATGAAATTTTGGTCGAAACTTAGCCGCAGCACCCCTTCCTTGAGCACTAGATCCAAAGTTAGATAAGCCAGTAGTGACGGGGATTTCCACCTTCAAATGATTAGGTAATACTTTCCCATTTGGAAGGTTATCCACAGACGAAACCGACCCAGATGCACTTCTAACCTGTGAAAGCATTAGGGGAAAACTCAGAAAGGATTCTGTTTTAAAGGTCCTCAAAAGAACCAGATATCAAGACAGTAACAATTTTATAGGTGAACAAAGATGATCATTTCAGAAACTTTATTGGTAGAATTAAACACCCAAAAAGTTAAAGACCATAAACCTGGACAGAAAAAGTAATACCTGATTAACATGTGACGAGGCTGGGGTTGGAAAACGACCAGAAGAAACACCTCCATGTGTCACAGCATGCTTGCTTGATCCATTACCTCTTTGACCTTCTGATACCTTTGTCAAGGGATTCATCTGATTTAAAGAGGACTTCGAGGAGTTAGGGTAGCCTCCAGAAGCTGAATTTAAGTTATATTTGACCCCTCTTCCATCGGGTCTATTAACTGATGCTCCATTATCAAACAAGGAGTCAGGTGAACTGTTGGGAATGGCATCTTGTTGAACAACAAAAGGGATGTAGGAAGGTGAAGAGACAGAGTTCTGATAAGGGGGGATGGTATACTGTTGGCCATCAGCGCCTATCATAGCACCAGGTATGTAAGGATTGTATGGGTTGTATGGAGACTGTGCATATCCATAGCTAGGTGTATAATATACAAAAGGCAAACTTTCATTCTGTGCACCCTGTTAAATAGGACGAATTATGAGAATCATCACAAATAATCACTAAAGTACCAAAAGTATGTGTGTGTAAGAGAGATAAATCACTAACCGTGTACTGGATATCTGGACCATCAACGCCAAAAATCCTACCGTGGTCCTCAAATTCACCGGGTGATTCAAATCCTGTCCACATTTATTCAAGTTCCAACACAAAGTACAAATGAGACAAATGAGCCGCCAAATTGATCTACCAAAAGAGAAGGGCCAATAAATTTACCTGTACAGTAATACCCATAGTTTGTGGCAGCGGGATAATACATGCCCTGGTCAACAACAAACTCAGGAGCTCCTTCATTGTACATACCTTCAACTTGTTCAAAGGAACTTGGAAAATGCAGGCCTTGTTCCATGTTTTGAATCTAAAAGCCAAAGACACCAACACTCAAACAACTCAGCAGGAAATTACAAACTGAATTCACCACTGGAGAAAATATTACTGCTCAATCGAATGtcgaaaaatttgtaagaacatACCATATAAACCTCATCATTCGCATGTTCAGGAGCATTAGACATTTCCATTCCAGTACTGCCACCCCTATACAATACAATGATACAGAACGTCATCATTCAGTAGAGTCAGGAAAGTAAAATGCAGAACCATCCTCAAGCAAGTAAACCATCTCTAGAAAACAGTAAGGCACCCGCCGGTACACAAGATTTGTTCCCGTTATCACTAGCCCGGGATGAAtcaaacatgttcaaaacaattaaagaataCCCAAACACTAGAACAGAAGAATTGGCTTCTTCTCCACCATCAATCACAAGCAGAAATTGACCCGATACTTAACCGAGCATTACACCATCCGACAAGGAACTCAAACCCAATTAACGGAGTAACTGAACTtatttatcttaatttttttgcaCCGAGGTATGAATTTTCAGCTACTACAAAGCAATCATGTCAAAAAATAACATGTCCTACGcaataccaaataaaattagaTCTGATTAATCATAATAACGCGAAAATTCAActtccaaaaacccaaaaattcaaTGATTCCAACAAAAATATCAGGaacaatttttagaaaaaaaaagaaaattatattccTACTCTCAGACTACCTTCTAATGCTAAAAAATTCGAACACAGAACCTGTAAACACAAGGAAAAATAGAAGAGAGG
This Pyrus communis chromosome 6, drPyrComm1.1, whole genome shotgun sequence DNA region includes the following protein-coding sequences:
- the LOC137737078 gene encoding YTH domain-containing protein ECT4; this encodes MEMSNAPEHANDEVYMIQNMEQGLHFPSSFEQVEGMYNEGAPEFVVDQGMYYPAATNYGYYCTGFESPGEFEDHGRIFGVDGPDIQYTGAQNESLPFVYYTPSYGYAQSPYNPYNPYIPGAMIGADGQQYTIPPYQNSVSSPSYIPFVVQQDAIPNSSPDSLFDNGASVNRPDGRGVKYNLNSASGGYPNSSKSSLNQMNPLTKVSEGQRGNGSSKHAVTHGGVSSGRFPTPASSHVNQVRSASGSVSSVDNLPNGKVLPNHLKVEIPVTTGLSNFGSSAQGRGAAAKFRPKFHVGRALNDVHGGLEALGEQNCGPRINRLKNQLAVKAYTTKAGDRDAQGNIIIRTDKYNKDDLPVDYTDAKFFVIKSYSEDDVHKSVKYNVWSSTPHGNKKLNSAYEDAQRIAAGKHRACPIFLFFSVNASGQFCGVAEMGGPVDFHKDMDFWQQDKWSGSFPVKWHIIKDVPNTSFRHIVLENNENKPVTNSRDTQEIMYKKGLEMLKIFKNHTLKTSLLDDFMYYEDRQKIMQEERGRLLRSFESPFLVPGLGPPRKLHNSVGELPRIKDEKVTKLNDDVNNAKKTLVSTSERVSSNSSVINASIKKEDVERKAIEAKDDAVSTLKIDSLTITPKQAGSKSSAAAVTNTGKVDVVTVGSMPVRVNGYSESLGNLTVGTIPLDPRALQLEKGGSIIKNAAQPQEK